The Cucumis melo cultivar AY chromosome 9, USDA_Cmelo_AY_1.0, whole genome shotgun sequence genome includes the window AATTTAtaacttaaatttttatttttctttgaaatgcATCCTAAACTTAGATGAGTATTCAATTTTTGTTAGTTGCCTGactaatttaaataaaaagtgtcgtaaaaatcaaataaaaggATACTCGTTCATTTTAAACCATGGGCCCATAATTTTGTGAGTTGTGAAATGAAATGAGAGATATTCAGGGTTTGAAGATGAATCGAGGTCTAAACTAATTACTATGCAGTTCAACTGGTTATCAAAGACCTCCAGACATCTCATTCCCTCTAACATTGCTAACTTGTTGGATAACTTTTCAAATAGTGTTAGACAGAACAAATATCAACAAATGACTCCTTCGCCATCCATGACATATTTGTGTATCTTGAGCATGAGAGCACATTGAGGAAAGTAACACTTTGCTGTGAGATCTTTATTTTGGGTCATTTAAGtcgtttaaaattaattaaaacacaaCTTATTCATCATGTTCTTATGTATATTTAAGTGTCAGTTCCCTCACGTTGACCATGCCAACAAACTTAAATGAATTCAATATATTCATAAATTTAAGTTCTATCTATATAAAGTCAATTCTcaaacaattttttcaaaacaaattgtgaaattgcatgaaaaacttttttttttttgtagagttattataaataaaattagaaaaaagaaaaaaaaaaagagatcgAGAAGAGAGAAAGTACCCGAGGAGAAGGGAGGTGGGGAgtggaggaggaagaagaaggaaaggagaaagaaggaagattggaggaggaggaagaagaagggcGACCGTTTCTGGGCATACGTTTCTTGCAGAGGAGGGGAGTGGAAGCGAAGGCGGGGACGGCGGAGGAGAGATCATCGACGACGGGTTGCCGGgttgacccaacccaacccggtttaagggtatatatatatatacacatataaaAACCCTAAATTAACATTTTTCATTCTCATTTTGCCCCAAACCTTGCACGCAACTCAACCCCTCAGGCCTTCAGCGCTCGCAATCCCTTCGGCATTCAGACCTTCACATTCCGGCAACGTTCAGAACCACTCGCACGTTTCGGCCTTCACATTCCGGCGAACGTTTCGGCCTTTGCTTTCAATCTCACTCTCTCCTTTGCCCTCTCCCTGCTTGACGCTTTTGCCGCTCCGCCATCTCTCTCCGTTCAGCGCCACCGCCGCCTCCTACCGGTATTCTCTCGTTCTCCATCTATGTCGTTATTCACTACTACTCATGTTAGAACTTGTGTAACGAAAGAAACAGGATGCTTTTGCTTTACCTATCGGAACAATCTCAGCATATAGTTAGGTTTGATGTTAATATCGAATGCTACTCTGATTTTCTTGGTTTCGTCGATTGATTGATTCTCGTACAGTTTCTTCttcaaaaccctaattttttgtttcttccATTGATTCAAACAATTAGGTTTCGAAGCTTCTTCAATTGTGTACCGGTTTTGTACCAAATTAAATGGCGGAAATTACCAATAGAGAGGAGGAGGTCGCATTTGATTAAATGGCAGAAATTACCAATAGGAAGGAGGAGGTCGCATTTGATGCGAAGCGGAAACCTGCTGATTCTTGCTTCCAACCGAAAGAGGAGAGTTCGAACAAAATTCAGAAGCTCGAAGTGGTTGAGGGTGAAGAATCCTGTAATTATGTGAAGAACAATGCCGAGAATGGTGACCATAAGGGAAGTGATGAACAGATTGATAATGTTTCTTCTACGGTTCTGGAAGGGAAGGATGACGATGGAGTTGATGGAGCTAGTTTAGATGCGGGAGATGAGGAGGAGGATTATGAGGATGAAGACGATAGTGAGGATGACGAAAAATCGAGTGGGAAAGTGGCTGCGGATCGGAAGGGGAAGGGGATTATGAAGGATGACAAAGGAAAAGGGAAATTGATAGAGGAAGATGACGACGACGACGATGAGGATTCCAGTGATGATGGAAGCGACTTGGATTCTGAAGAGAGCGATTTGTCGGATGATCCACTTGCGGAGGTCGATTTGGACAACATCCTTCCTTCAAGGACGAGGAGGCGAATGGTTCACCCTGGAGTTTATTTCGCTACGGATCTGGCAAACGACGACGATGATAGCAGTGATAGCGATGCTTGAAACGTTCAAGAAGGTCAGTAAAATTCGCAATCGAACCTTGGAGTTAGTACAATTGATATGAGTTGATGTTTCTCAGTTTTATCTTCTTTAGGGATAATGCAGCAATGTAATGAGTTACTCCAACAATTTGATTTTTAAGGTTACATGTTTTCTTGTTTTCCCACTTTGATATCGGTAGCATTGAGGATTGCTTGCATCTATGGCTTTCGTTAATATGCCTTTTTCTTAGAAGTTCTTATTTGTAGGGGGATTGTACTCATCAATCTTAATTGTAAGCCAAAATTAATAGATAGCAATGGAGTTTGTAACATTTGATTCTTCACTTAACGGATATGTTAGTGATGCCAATACTCTTGCACATTGAAAAGCAGTTTCTTGAGATTTAGAACATCACTTCCAAGCACCAACCATTATTGCAGTAAAAATACTTTGAGAACAATAAAATGTGTGTTTGAAGTTCAACGTTTGCCACCATGGAGTGAAAAAATTACTGGAAAAAACCTAACCTGATGACAATAACTTGATAATATGTGAGGGAAAAATCGTGTTCAATGAAAGCATTGAGTTTTACATATACATTTTCACATTCTTCATCTTCAGTTTGACCCTGTTTACATTTTTCTGTTTAGCGAAGAATATGTGTTTATCTGATGGAGAAGGAAGTGTCAGTTATGGAGTTTATGTTGGATGTCGTTATATTCTGCTTATCAGTGCGTTAGACTATATGTTTGTGAACTATGTGAGTCAATCAGTTTAAATGTGATCACCGTTCTTGGTTCTATCGGTTGAGTTTGTTTATTTGAGACAACTTTATCTGTGGTATGTTATGGAGATGTCGGTATGCTAGCATGGTATGCTAACATAGTATGTTTTTTCGTTAACTTATCCTTATgtaattgcatttttttttcattgttctAGAGTATATATGCAATTCGGGGAGTAGGGGAGTAGGGGAGTAGGGGAGTAGGGGAATAGGGGAGTAGGGGAGTAGGGGAGTAGGGGAGTAGGGAGTAGGGGAGTAGGGGAGTAGGGAGTAGGGAGTAGGGAGTAGGGAGTAGGGAGTAGGGGAGAGGGGAGATTGCTAAAAGATTCCTACAGTTGGTATGATCAGAAAAGACACAAAATCCTCGACCATATTAAACCACTCCAAAGTTGAATAAAATGTCTTTTCTCTACGAGAGACACTCGTTTCTCTCACAGAAAAAACTTATGCTACCCCCACCCCAAGGAGCGGTGGggtaaataaatttaaaagaatgCAAGTATAAAACTTCATTTAGGTGTTGGATAATTAGTGATACAAAACTTTTCAAAGTTTCTAAGGTGTCCATTATTCAATGGCCACTCACTCTCCTATGTTTTTCTGCTATTCCTTCCCAAGTAGCGGTGGgtaatttcaaataaatatatgCGCAAAACTCCAATTAAATGTTGGGATTCATTAGAGATATGTAACTTTATCATAATGTTAAATGGTTCTCTTTTGACAATTTCTTTAAACGTATCTTTGCTAAATAAACAATACTTCTCAAATACCCAGATTCGTGGATTTTTagttttcataattttcataGATAAGAAGTTATCTTTCTTAAATGGATTTTACCTGGACACTTGTAAAAATCCCTCAATAACACAAGAAGAAGTTGTCTGAAGATGATGTTCTAGGAAAGTCACAAAGAATAGAACCATGCAGTTGcattccattttctttttaataagcATATGACCTCTTTGATAATTGGTTATTTCATTgctataataaaaaatttagatCCTAAGTGCTCTTTTGATTAATATTTGCAAGTTTTGTAGAGATCTTGGAAAAAACAAAAAGCACAGTGCATCTATGATTTTGTGATCAAGAAACTTCTTTGAATCATATGGATCTAGCACTgcctacatttttttttttaaagaatttaaCATAACTTAGGTGAGAAAATGTTAAGGATATCATAATGGCTTACAAATATTGAATTTAACtaatagttttcttttcttttttagggaTAAACTCTATAatcgatagacttctattaaAGATATCGTCTATCATTTTAagaatgaatatatatatatatatatatatatatttattggtGATTCATTGTAAAAATATTTGTCTACAATTTCTTGGAGTTCATTTTATATATGAGTTGTACTTTTTAGTTTATCATACCTTGTCATGATATTATCagctcaattttattttattctactCAATGTTCTTCTGATATGTTTGAAgaattcaatttaaaaaagaaaacggAAGTAGTAAAAGGTGGGGGAGTCGGGATGTGACAAATTTGAGTTttggggaaaaaaaaaataaattttaggtttatttgataaatgtgttggttatgtttttaCGTCGGCGTAGAAggtttatagaataaattaggaAATTTGTTTTTGGATATTTATCAATGTAAGTAATATCATAAATCTAATAATCCAAATAAAGAAGTTACGATTTCTTTTTTAGTTTGGAGACTAAAACAACGTTTCTAAAAGTttataaaccaaaataaaacaaGATATAGGGTAGGATTTAAGTCATTTGTTTTTATGTCCGTAAAAGCATAGCAATGATagaatttaaaaatttgttgtattttataaatattttggttcattgtACTATAGTTAAAAATGTCCCATTTGAGAAAGGTAGATtatttttccatcattttattatatcaacagaatatatttaaatttaataatattctCTAAATTCAAATGTTAATCATAATCTTAAAATTTAATAGTTCCTTGTGTATTTTGTTTATCACCAAATAACATTCAAAATCCTAACGACAATCCCTATAGTAAATAAATTGTagtgaaatttgaaaattttcattttttttccttatttaagGGTAAAACTTCATTTAGTATTGAACTATATAAAACTGATTTTAGAATAAGTTAAAAGTTATATGTTCAATAAAACttctatttattaattaatttaaggaAGTCactttttcaattattttttggTGCTAAAGACTCAACttctaaaattataaattttaaaaagatatttcTTAAAAGTAACAATCCCACCAAAATTCACTTCTATCTTCCAAAAAAAAACCCATGGCCCCAATAGCGAGCAATTTGAAATTGAACCCATGGCCCACAAAAGTCCTCTTTGTTGGATACGGTTTCAAATATAATAGATTTATCTCTCAAGCTAAGCTATTTACAATCATGGTTTTAGTAtaccttctcttttcttctctcatGGGCGTTTTTGAATGAATTTTGATTTGGTATACTCATTTGTTCAAATGTTTGGTTTACAAGTGATATGTATTAATTTTTCCATCATAAATCTTTTAGTAAATTTGTTATGATTAAGTGACTTCGTTCTTTTTTTAGGTAGCGAAAAACTCAATCTAGATGTTAGTTAATAAATGATATCTAATTTTGTCATTATTGTAGAAGAATTGTTACATTTCTTATGATAAAGTGACTTTGTTTTTCGAGACACTTGCTCCTTTGTTAGAAATGACTTATGTTATTCAAATCCAAGTAATGGTACAACGGGTAATTTTGAAAGAATTCAAACATATAACTTGATTTGGATGCTAATTAATAAGTGATATCTAGCTTTTTCATCATTATGAAATAACTATATACATTTTCTATACGATGATACATGACTTTATTCTTTAAGAGATACATGCTAATTAGTTAAAAATGATCTATGTTATCCCACACAAGAGGGGAGAGTGAGtggataattttgaaagaaTTCTACCATCAGACAagttcagttttttttttctaaaactatttttaaattaatttaaacaaaTCACTTTTTCAACTACTTTTTCTACAAAATTTGGTGAATAAAGTGCTTCTGAAAATatagttttcaaaaatatttcttACCCACCCAAAAAAAGTCACAGGGTTGATTATTACAGAGGCCCCTAGCCTAACGGTGTGGAGGTCATGATTCAATTTGGAGATGAAGCCATGACCCACAATTGAGTCCacaaaaagattaaaattcATAACATTAGAACTGTCAAACTCTTAGGATTGTGCTTCTTTGCTATTCCTTATCAAGTGGGGataattttgaaatagtttCCCTTCAACATAAAACTCAACTTGGATGCTAAATCATATTATATTTGAATTTCTTCTTACACGATAAATTCTAAATCAGTATTTAAGGTGTGCCACTCTTCAATAGTTACTCACTTTTTCTCTTGAAAGTATATTTTCAAGTAGTTGGAGAGGTAGTTTTGAAAAAATTCGGACACAACTTTTGTATATATTGGTTATCAAGtaatatttaactttttcttgTTGGTGTTGTCATCAAACAACCATAGTTTCTTAtaacaaaaagaataaaaaaaaaaaataacaaagcaAACGAACTAGCTTTAAAGGTGGCTTTGCTCTTATCTTTCCTTACTTGTGTTATCCTTTATCAAGTAGTTGTATGTAATTTTGGTTGAATTAGAGCACaatattgaatatatatatataaatgctATAAATGCTACTTAATTAATAAGCGATAACCTTATCATTCTCATTGTAAAACAAGTTTGTAAATTTATTATGACAATTTTAATCTAAGCCCTTAATGTCACTTGACTTTACAATAGTTATTATCTCTTTCTCTCAAACGTTAggtgttaaattttattttatttttactttttctccttattttcttaatttcaattaCTAATATTTGTAGTagatttattgtttttttttttaaaaaataatttgaaaaaaagttatattaaaatataatttccaTAAGAATTGAAAAAgtcttaataaaaaataaaaatctttcTATTAGACTTATTTAATAATATGTATAATTAAGGTGTGGGTTATGTATATGGAATAATATTTTATCATGTTGAGTTATTCTATTAGATTTAGCCTCTATTTAATTAAGATTCTAGATTCTTAATTGTGTATAACTAAGTGGGTAGAAATATATTCCTATATTGATTAGAACTTAATGATAACCTAATTAAATTAGTATAGGTCATGGACCCCAATATACAAAAATAATAAGATTTCTTCAATCCCATCACGAAAAAAATTGCACTTAAGGATACAAATTTTGGTTGAGGAAAACAATAGAATTAGGTacattattttttacaatttaacATGAATATGATCCTATAATTAATCTattatatatagatttaaaatctataattatGATAACACTTTCATCCatatgaattaaaaaattaGTGAAAAAAGTCATTGGATTCCCATTTTTACACAAACCTATCAAAAGTGagttaaaaacaaaaacttattaTAAATTTGTTAATAGATGTCCATTATAGGTCATATGTCACTCCCTCCACATCCATCTACCTTGTCAAATGTCTCGAATATACCCACTCTTAATGGTCATGTAATCTACCTACCAATTTCCAAATTGCCTATAAATAATGAAACTTGATAGATTTGTAAGACACACAATATTAGTTGAAATTTAAGCACATTTTagatattgaaaatttttaaagttttaataatattatttagttattttattttgttttttattattgtattattatattatattatattatattttctccATATCCATACTTCAGTTATATGTCGTTGTGCTCAATTTTATAGCAAAACTAACATAGCTCAGAGAAAggaaataatttaaatttggcAATTAAAATTTTTACTTGTAAAAAACAATTAAATCCAATATGCTGAATTTTTTAGACCAAttcaatatttaaaaagaattgaaagaaaatttgttgattttaaaaaaagaaaatggggtttttaaaaatataacaaatcggcaAGATATTTACGTTGTATAAAACAGTTTTAAAAACGACAAAAGCCCACAATgggaaatataaaaaatgctcAAGTTAACACACGATTAATTGACCACATGCGTacatgtaattcttttttttaaatgattatgATATGTGATTGTGTAAATAGTGTTATAAAAATTATCAATACAACAAAACAggaaaacatatatgtatatagatcTGAGCCCAACGAATTCACGTTGTTttcttaagacaaatttactcaCCCTATTGCTTGAGTTTTCAGAGTAATTGTCTCCTAGGATAGAACAGATTACCTTTCTTCTAAGAGTAGCACCCCGTCTAGAAGATCAGCGAACAAAACTTTGTGGATCTACCGAACGTGAAGATTGTGGATAATGGAGAAAATAGTTTTTGGAAGAAGACAAATgataatgaaaattttcttcttcttcaaccaaaTAGAAAAGAACCTATTTATAGACTTATTCGTGGCCATTCGAAAAGTTGTGTCTTTTTTCGATAACACTTTTCATGAAGCGATGCATCCACtcatgaagtgatgcatccactcatgatgcatccattcatgaaGAAACACGAACAATAACCATTTATTTCAACAATCCCCCATAAATGGTAAGTTGacaaatagaagaaaataagcGTTCGGTATTTTCTAATAGAGAACTTGCATGAGGATAAGTAGtataaactttaaactttcCCTAGTGAACATCAATCGAGTTTACTTGGTTAATCAGTGGACATGATGCCTTGAACTGTCAACCGTTCTAGAGTAAACTAAAGCAATAGATATCACACAACTTCTCATTATAACAAAGTTTGTTCTCATGATTGTGTTCGTTTTGGCCTTGAACACCGTTTGGTCTCATGAGTGTTTTAGAGAATTCGCCTTAAAATTCTCATAGAAGCGGCCCCTTCACACTCACATAGGTGATTCCTGTACAGAACATCGTAtatgctcttttttttttattattattattaataaatatcaCTCGCAGAAATCATTAAAAGCACGATGCTTACCCTAAACTCATACTAGCACTACTTCATCATTCGTAGAATGAGTGAAAGATGTTAATACAATGCTCATTATGTTATCTACAGATCGGTTTTCCCATTGAACCTAGATCTTGGGATCTCTAGTCAACTAGGTTGGGTTGCCTCTCTAGGTAACTTCATATCATAGGCTTTAAACCcattcttttttatgaactCTCAACCAACTCCCTAGTTAGGCCTTTAGTAAGTGGATCCGCAATATTATCTTTTGACCTCACAAAGTCAATTGTGATAATTCCACTAGAGAGTAATTGCCTGATTGTATTATGTCTTCGTCGTATATGTCGAGACATACCATTATACATAATATTTCGTGCCCTTCCAATAGCTGCCTGGCTATCACTATGTATACATATTACAGGCACCAGTTTAGACCAATTGGGAATATCTTCTAAAAAATTAAGAAGTCATTCTGCTTCTTCCCCAGCTTTGTCTAGAGCTATAAattcagattccattgtagatcATGTCATACATGTTTGTTTGGAAGATTTCCAAGATACAGCCCCACCGCCAAGGGTAAAAATGTAACCACTTGTGGATTTGGAGTCTTTAGTGCTTGATATCCAGTTGGCATCACTATAACCTTCAAGTACAGCAGGATAGCAAAAGTAGTGTAATCCATAATTTTTAGTATGCTTTAAGTATCCTAAAATTCTCAAGATAGCTTTCCAATGATCTTGACCTGGATTACTTGTATAGCGACTTAACTTGCTCACAACATACGCTATATCAGGACGTGTACAACTCATAATGTACATTAAACTACCAATGATGCGGGAGTATTCTAATTGTGCTATATTATCCCTATTATTTTTACCTAAATAGAGACTAGCATCAATTGGGGTCTTTGCAATCACAATGTCATGTTTTTTATATTACTTCGATATTGTATCAACATAATGTGATTGAGACAGCATTAACCCTTGTGGGATTTTAGAAATTTTAATACCTAGAATAACATCTGCGACACCCATGTCTTTCATCTCAAATTTATTGGCCAACATTTGTTTGGTAGTCTTAATAATGTTGATATTGCTACCTATAATTAgcatatcatcaacatacagGCACACAATGACATGGTCATTCTGATTGCTTTTGACATATACACATTTGTCACATTCATTGATTTTAAATCCATTGGCCATCATTACACTGTCAAATTTTTCATGCCATTGTTTTGgtgcttgttttaatccataaagagacctaattaatttacaaactttcttttcttgacCGGGGGAAACAAACCCTTTAGGTTGTTGCATGTAGATCTTTTCATCTAACTCACCATTTAAAAATGTCGTTTTGACATTCATATGATGTATCTCAAATCCATGCAAAGCTGATATTGCTATGAGCATGCGAATGGAAGTAATTCTAGTAACTGGTGAGTATGTATCAAAATAGTCATGTCCTTCTTGTTACTTATATCCTTTGGCAACAAGTCTTGCCTTATATTTATCTATTGACCCATCGGTCTTCATCTTTCGTTTGAAAATCCATTTGCAACCAAGTGGTGTACTTCCTAATGGAAGATCAACAAGCTCCCAAGTATGGTTATGCATAATGGACTCAATTTCACTATTCACAGCTTCTTTCCAATATGGAGCTTCAGGAGAGGACATGGCCTCTTTAAATGTTTGAGGTTCGTTTTCTAACAAATATGTTACAAAATCAGACCCAAATGATTTTGAAATCCTCATCCTTTTACTTCGTCTAAGTTCCTCATCCTTGTTTAACTCATCATTTGGTCTATTTTGAGATTCACTCGTTATAGCATCAAAAGAACGTTTTTGTAACCTTGCTTTACGAGTCATTTTGTGTAGAAAAATATTCTCAAAGAATGTTACATTACTTGATTCCATGGTAGTATTAACATATATATCTGAGACATCTGATTGATGAACTAGGAATCGATATGCACAACTGTTGCTAGCATAACCAATAAATATGCAATCAACCGTTTTTGGTCCTATTTTAACCATTTTGGGTTTACGCACTGCAATCTTTGCTAGGCATCCCACACTTTTAAGAATTTGTATGAAggttttcttcctttccattTTTCATAAGGAATATTTTGTGACTTCTTATGAGGTATCATGTTTAATAAGTAATTTGCTGTCAACAAAGCTTCTCCCCATAAATTTTGGGGTAAACCTGAATTTATAAGCATAGCGTTCATCATTTCCTTAAGTGTTCGATTTTTTCGTTCAGCAATTCCATTGGATTGAGGTGAGTATGGACTAGTAGTTTGGTGAATAATGCCATGTTCTAAACAAAATTGTTCAAAAGGAGGACTATATTACCATATCGATCACTTCTTATTACCTTAATTTTTATGCTTAGTTGATTTTCAACCTATTTTTTATAAAGCTTAAACACTTCAGccttatcttttcttttcagCAGATAAACATAACAATATCTTGTGCAATCAtctataaaaataataaaatacttttttcCACCTCTAGTTTGCACAAATTTCAAGTCACAAATATCACTGTGAATTAACTCTAAAGGTTTAGTCATTCTCTCAGTGGAATGAAAAGGTGCTTTGGTCATTTTTGATTCCACACATacttcacatctaggatttgtATCAAAAGTgaattttggaatcaagttcaTATTAATCCGCCTACGCAAAGAATTGAAGTTGACATGTTCTAGTCTGCCATGCCAAAAAAAAGACTCAACAATATAAGCAAAAGtgatactttattattattaatactttTGAGTACAGCTGTGAATACATTTAATTTAAACAGGCCATCACTCAGATAACCTTTTCCAATGTACATCTCATTCTTGGAAAGTACAAATTTATCAGATACAAAGACAACTTAAAGCCATTCTTACTAAGTAATGAACCAGAAATTAAGTTCATGCGAATGTTAGGAACATGAAGCACATTGTTGAGAGTGACTTCCTTTCCAGAGGTCATCTTAAGAATTACTTTCCTTGTCCCTCGACCTTTGACGTAGAGGAGTTACC containing:
- the LOC103501347 gene encoding histone H2A.Z-specific chaperone CHZ1 — protein: MAEITNRKEEVAFDAKRKPADSCFQPKEESSNKIQKLEVVEGEESCNYVKNNAENGDHKGSDEQIDNVSSTVLEGKDDDGVDGASLDAGDEEEDYEDEDDSEDDEKSSGKVAADRKGKGIMKDDKGKGKLIEEDDDDDDEDSSDDGSDLDSEESDLSDDPLAEVDLDNILPSRTRRRMVHPGVYFATDLANDDDDSSDSDA